From Streptomyces sp. 6-11-2, one genomic window encodes:
- a CDS encoding slipin family protein — protein MVEELVTAGVALASAGAVGLMVAARVVKQYERGVVFRLGRLRPQVRGPGLTLIVPFVDRLQKVSMQIVTMPVPAQEGITRDNVTVRVDAVVYFKVTSPAEALVQVEDYRFAVSQMAQTSLRSIIGKSELDDLLSSREKLNQGLELMIDSPAVEWGVTIDRVEIKDVSLPETMKRSMARQAEADRERRARVINADAELQASKKLAEAAQQMADTPAALQLRLLQTVTAVAAEKNSTLVLPFPVELLRFLEKAQQQLPAAAPAPAPRVEPAPERPNSSQG, from the coding sequence ATGGTCGAGGAACTGGTGACGGCGGGGGTGGCGCTCGCGTCCGCCGGAGCGGTGGGCCTGATGGTGGCGGCGCGGGTCGTCAAGCAGTACGAGCGGGGCGTGGTGTTCCGCCTCGGCAGGCTGCGCCCGCAGGTGCGCGGACCCGGGCTCACGCTGATCGTCCCGTTCGTGGACCGGCTCCAGAAGGTCAGCATGCAGATCGTGACGATGCCCGTGCCGGCGCAGGAGGGCATCACCCGGGACAACGTGACGGTGCGTGTGGACGCCGTCGTCTACTTCAAGGTGACCTCGCCGGCCGAGGCGCTGGTCCAGGTGGAGGACTACCGCTTCGCGGTCTCGCAGATGGCGCAGACCTCGCTGAGGTCCATCATCGGCAAGAGCGAACTGGACGACCTGCTGTCCAGCCGCGAGAAGCTCAACCAGGGGCTGGAGCTGATGATCGACAGCCCGGCCGTGGAGTGGGGCGTCACGATCGACCGGGTGGAGATCAAGGACGTGTCGCTGCCCGAGACGATGAAGCGGTCCATGGCCCGGCAGGCGGAGGCCGACCGTGAGCGCCGGGCGCGGGTCATCAACGCGGACGCGGAGCTCCAGGCGTCGAAGAAGCTGGCCGAGGCGGCCCAGCAGATGGCGGACACGCCCGCCGCGCTGCAACTGCGGCTCCTCCAGACCGTGACGGCGGTCGCCGCCGAGAAGAACTCCACCCTGGTCCTGCCCTTCCCGGTCGAGCTGCTGCGGTTCCTGGAGAAGGCGCAGCAGCAACTTCCCGCGGCGGCTCCGGCGCCCGCGCCCCGAGTGGAACCCGCGCCCGAGAGGCCGAATTCGAGCCAGGGCTAG
- a CDS encoding S1 family peptidase has protein sequence MKHRRIPGRRAAVAGAGIAALLVAGVTFQSANASEPAKAPEVRTLSSAAAGKLASTLVRDLGADAAGTYYDATTKSLVVNVLDASTAETVERAGAKARVVRNSLAELTGARTVLEKDATIPGTSWATDPVTNKVVVTADSTVSGAEWTTLSEVVDGLGAKAELRRSKGEFKPFVAGGDAITGSGGRCSLGFNVVKGGQPYFLTAGHCTEAISTWSDAGGTVIGQNERSSFPGDDFGLVRYTASVDHPSAVNLYNGSTQAITRAGEATVGEKVTRSGSTTQVHSGTVTGLNATVNYAEGTVSGLIQADVCAEPGDSGGSLFDGDTAIGLTSGGSGDCTSGGVTFFQPVTEALSATGAQIG, from the coding sequence TTGAAGCATCGACGCATACCCGGACGCCGTGCGGCCGTGGCGGGTGCGGGCATCGCCGCCCTGCTCGTCGCGGGAGTCACCTTCCAGAGTGCGAACGCCAGTGAACCCGCGAAGGCCCCCGAGGTCCGGACCCTTTCGTCCGCGGCGGCCGGAAAGCTCGCCTCGACGCTCGTGCGGGACCTCGGCGCCGACGCCGCGGGCACGTACTACGACGCCACGACGAAGAGCCTTGTAGTGAACGTGCTCGACGCGAGTACCGCCGAGACCGTCGAACGGGCGGGTGCCAAGGCCAGAGTCGTACGGAACTCCCTCGCCGAACTGACCGGCGCCCGCACCGTGCTGGAGAAGGACGCGACCATCCCCGGCACCTCGTGGGCGACGGACCCCGTGACCAACAAGGTCGTCGTCACCGCCGACAGCACGGTCTCCGGGGCCGAGTGGACCACGCTGAGCGAGGTCGTCGACGGGCTCGGCGCCAAGGCCGAACTCAGGCGTTCGAAGGGGGAGTTCAAGCCCTTCGTCGCGGGCGGTGACGCGATCACCGGCTCCGGCGGCCGCTGCTCGCTCGGCTTCAACGTGGTCAAGGGCGGCCAGCCGTACTTCCTCACCGCCGGCCACTGCACGGAGGCGATCTCCACCTGGTCGGACGCCGGTGGCACGGTGATCGGCCAGAACGAACGGTCCAGCTTCCCGGGCGACGACTTCGGTCTGGTCAGGTACACCGCGAGCGTGGACCACCCGAGCGCGGTGAACCTCTACAACGGCTCGACGCAGGCGATCACCAGGGCGGGCGAGGCGACCGTCGGCGAGAAGGTGACCCGCAGCGGCTCGACGACCCAGGTGCACAGCGGCACGGTCACCGGTCTGAACGCCACCGTGAACTACGCCGAGGGCACGGTCAGCGGTCTGATCCAGGCCGATGTGTGTGCCGAGCCCGGTGACAGCGGCGGCTCCCTGTTCGACGGCGACACCGCGATCGGCCTCACCTCCGGTGGCAGCGGCGACTGCACCTCGGGCGGTGTGACCTTCTTCCAGCCGGTCACCGAGGCCCTCTCGGCGACCGGCGCCCAGATCGGCTGA
- a CDS encoding S1 family peptidase — protein MRIKRTTPRSGVTRRTRLIAVASGFVAAAAFAVPSANASDTPTTFSASQLTTASDSVLKADIPGTAWTVDSKTNRVVVTVDSTVSQADIARIKQQAGGNSGALTIKHTAGKFNKLISGGDAIYASSWRCSLGFNVKDNSGNSYFLTAGHCTDGAGTWWSNSSHTTTLGTTAGSSFPGHDYGIVRYTNTSVAKPSAVGSVTITSAATPSVGTTVYRRGSTTGIHSGRVTALNATVNYGNGEIVNGLIQTTVCAEPGDSGGSLYSNSGIAYGLTSGGSGNCTSGGTTFFQPVTAALSAYGVHIG, from the coding sequence GTGAGGATCAAGCGCACCACTCCCCGCAGCGGCGTGACGAGACGGACCCGGCTGATCGCCGTCGCCTCCGGCTTCGTGGCCGCAGCCGCGTTCGCGGTCCCCAGTGCGAACGCGTCCGACACTCCCACCACCTTCAGCGCGTCCCAGCTCACCACCGCGAGCGACTCCGTGCTCAAGGCCGACATCCCGGGCACCGCCTGGACCGTCGACAGCAAGACCAACCGGGTCGTCGTCACCGTCGACAGCACGGTCTCCCAGGCCGACATCGCCCGGATCAAGCAGCAGGCGGGGGGCAACTCCGGCGCCCTGACCATCAAGCACACCGCCGGCAAGTTCAACAAGCTGATCTCCGGCGGCGACGCCATCTATGCGAGTAGCTGGCGCTGCTCGCTGGGCTTCAACGTCAAGGACAACAGCGGCAACTCCTACTTCCTGACCGCCGGTCACTGCACCGACGGTGCGGGCACCTGGTGGTCGAACTCCTCCCACACCACCACGCTCGGCACCACCGCCGGCTCCTCCTTCCCCGGTCACGACTACGGCATCGTGCGCTACACCAACACCTCGGTCGCCAAGCCGAGCGCCGTGGGCAGCGTGACCATCACCAGCGCGGCCACGCCGTCCGTGGGTACCACCGTCTACCGGCGCGGCTCGACGACCGGCATTCACAGCGGCAGGGTCACGGCGCTCAACGCGACGGTCAACTACGGCAACGGCGAGATCGTCAACGGTCTCATCCAGACCACCGTCTGCGCCGAGCCCGGTGACTCCGGCGGCTCGCTGTACTCCAACAGCGGCATCGCCTACGGCCTGACCTCCGGCGGCAGTGGCAACTGCACCTCCGGCGGTACGACCTTCTTCCAGCCGGTCACCGCCGCGCTGAGCGCCTACGGGGTCCACATCGGCTGA
- a CDS encoding DUF5685 family protein, translating into MFGIVRPCRHRLGEGLGAEWMAHLCGLCLALRGDHGQFARIVTNYDGLLVSVLTEAQAERAGRADGLRRTAGPCPLRGMRTASVALGEGPRLAAAVSLVLASAKVRDHVADGDGLLARRPVALAAHRVADNWSRAGARTGAGVGFDTAVLLDAVDRQSGLEALAGPGTPLLAVTEPTETATAAAFAHTALLAGRPGNAAPLAEAGRLFGRLAHLLDAVEDRESDAATGAWNPLTVTGTPLGEARRLADDAVHGIRLALSEVEFGDGRLAHRLLVHELRRSVDRAFGTESCGHAPEGAFGPSQGPYAPQAPYNPNHPYAGGGEPPRPGGRGFWAACAVAVGLCCTCKVCCADEFEGPWSGKKRSGCCNNCDCSCCEGCDCCCDGCDCCDGCSCCDC; encoded by the coding sequence GTGTTCGGAATCGTCAGGCCCTGCCGTCACCGGCTCGGGGAAGGACTCGGCGCCGAGTGGATGGCCCACTTGTGCGGGCTGTGTCTGGCCCTGCGCGGTGACCACGGGCAGTTCGCGCGGATCGTGACGAACTACGACGGGCTGCTCGTCTCGGTCCTGACGGAGGCTCAGGCGGAGAGGGCCGGGCGGGCCGACGGCCTGCGGCGTACCGCCGGGCCGTGCCCGCTGCGCGGAATGCGCACCGCGTCCGTCGCCCTCGGCGAGGGACCGCGACTGGCGGCGGCCGTCTCACTGGTGCTGGCCTCGGCCAAGGTGCGCGACCACGTCGCCGACGGCGACGGACTGCTGGCGCGCCGGCCGGTGGCGCTCGCCGCGCATCGGGTCGCCGACAACTGGAGCCGGGCGGGCGCCCGTACGGGGGCCGGTGTCGGATTCGACACCGCGGTGCTCCTGGACGCGGTGGACCGTCAGTCGGGCCTTGAGGCGCTCGCCGGTCCCGGGACGCCGCTCCTGGCCGTCACCGAGCCCACCGAGACCGCGACCGCCGCGGCCTTCGCGCACACCGCGCTCCTCGCCGGGCGGCCGGGCAACGCCGCCCCGCTCGCCGAGGCCGGGCGCCTGTTCGGACGGCTGGCGCACCTCCTGGACGCCGTGGAGGACCGCGAGTCCGACGCCGCCACCGGCGCCTGGAATCCGCTCACCGTCACCGGGACGCCGCTCGGCGAGGCGCGCCGGCTCGCGGACGACGCGGTGCACGGCATCCGGCTCGCCCTGAGCGAGGTGGAGTTCGGCGACGGACGGCTCGCCCATCGGCTGCTCGTGCACGAGCTCCGGCGCTCCGTCGACCGCGCCTTCGGCACCGAGTCCTGCGGGCACGCGCCCGAGGGGGCCTTCGGCCCGTCGCAGGGACCGTACGCCCCGCAGGCTCCGTACAACCCGAACCACCCGTACGCCGGGGGCGGTGAGCCCCCGCGGCCCGGCGGGCGCGGGTTCTGGGCCGCGTGCGCGGTGGCCGTCGGGCTGTGCTGCACCTGCAAGGTGTGCTGCGCCGACGAGTTCGAGGGTCCGTGGTCGGGCAAGAAGCGCTCGGGCTGCTGCAACAACTGCGACTGCTCGTGCTGCGAAGGGTGCGACTGCTGCTGTGACGGCTGCGACTGCTGTGACGGCTGCTCGTGCTGCGACTGCTGA